A stretch of the Alphaproteobacteria bacterium genome encodes the following:
- a CDS encoding enoyl-CoA hydratase-related protein, whose product MSFSGYKTLKFARDGRVLRVTIDGNGPLNPVDDALHSELARVFTEIQGDAESDVVVLTGAGRAFCAGGDMDWFQAMIDEPAKFCGIVPDAKRIIFGMLELEKPIVCRLNGAAAGLGASVALLCDIIVADETAKIGDPHVAMGLVAGDGGAIIWPQLVGYARAKEMLLTGEMMSARDAAAWGLINYAVPAAELDAKTDNIIAKLVNGATWAVRWTKTAINIPLRTLAANITDAAVAYEILSQAHPDHQEAVAAFRDKRRPNFAEG is encoded by the coding sequence ATGAGCTTTTCCGGATACAAGACACTTAAATTCGCCCGCGACGGCCGCGTGCTGCGTGTGACCATCGATGGTAACGGTCCCCTGAACCCGGTCGACGACGCCCTGCACAGTGAGTTGGCGCGGGTCTTCACCGAGATACAGGGTGATGCCGAGAGCGACGTGGTGGTGCTAACTGGCGCCGGGCGCGCCTTTTGCGCTGGTGGTGACATGGACTGGTTCCAGGCGATGATCGATGAGCCGGCAAAGTTTTGCGGTATCGTGCCCGACGCAAAGCGCATCATCTTCGGCATGCTAGAGCTGGAAAAACCTATCGTTTGCCGCCTCAATGGTGCGGCGGCGGGGCTAGGCGCTAGCGTCGCGCTGCTCTGCGATATCATCGTCGCCGATGAGACGGCAAAGATCGGTGATCCGCACGTTGCCATGGGGTTGGTTGCGGGCGATGGCGGCGCCATCATCTGGCCGCAGCTCGTCGGCTATGCACGCGCCAAGGAAATGCTTCTAACCGGCGAGATGATGAGCGCGCGCGATGCCGCTGCCTGGGGTCTGATTAACTACGCCGTGCCTGCGGCCGAGCTCGATGCCAAGACCGACAATATCATTGCTAAGCTCGTCAATGGCGCGACCTGGGCAGTGCGCTGGACTAAGACAGCGATCAATATTCCCCTGCGCACGCTTGCAGCCAACATCACCGATGCGGCGGTAGCCTACGAGATTCTGTCACAGGCGCATCCCGACCACCAGGAGGCTGTCGCCGCGTTCCGCGATAAGCGGCGCCCCAATTTTGCCGAGGGTTGA
- a CDS encoding amidohydrolase family protein — protein sequence MTWVYRVAEGRVTMRYEVISADCHIDLIWLPPDLFTANASAALRDRMPYVTDGLGGPKWVSRGGAEFGLQNGMGSAGRKYVPGQIHRSDRMAETGLYDDGVKGIRRLTDPDLRLADQDRDGVQGEVLYGILGAAQRLGDAEAAREMMRIYNEWLAGFCRSHPDRYAGVATIPGDDMAAALAEIARVVERGGVRGLEVALTFDMIPLFDPHWVPLWKAASESDLPMHFHTIGSQPPDFTAMPPLQARQAFAVFITGFQMGMSKVLMELVFGGVLEDNPNLKVVIAESGIGWIPYVLDHMDLEWEDQFKDLTLTMKPSNYWRRQCFATYQTDRVGVLLLDELGEDNIMWGSDFPHPDGVWPDSRDFIQRELGQLSQAARHKVICDNAARLYGFGY from the coding sequence ATGACGTGGGTCTATCGGGTCGCCGAAGGGAGGGTGACCATGCGCTACGAGGTGATATCGGCAGATTGCCACATCGACCTGATCTGGCTGCCGCCAGATCTGTTCACGGCCAATGCCAGTGCTGCCCTGCGCGATCGCATGCCCTACGTTACCGATGGGCTCGGTGGCCCGAAATGGGTGAGCCGTGGCGGCGCTGAATTCGGCTTGCAGAACGGCATGGGCTCGGCCGGGCGCAAATATGTCCCAGGACAGATCCATCGCTCCGACCGTATGGCTGAGACCGGCCTTTATGATGACGGGGTCAAGGGTATCCGGCGCCTGACGGATCCCGATCTCCGCCTTGCGGACCAGGACCGCGATGGCGTGCAGGGCGAGGTACTCTACGGTATTCTCGGTGCTGCACAGCGCCTCGGCGACGCCGAGGCGGCACGTGAGATGATGCGCATCTACAACGAATGGCTGGCCGGGTTCTGCCGCAGCCATCCTGACCGCTATGCGGGCGTTGCCACAATTCCCGGCGATGATATGGCGGCGGCACTGGCCGAGATCGCACGCGTAGTTGAGCGCGGTGGTGTGCGCGGGTTGGAAGTGGCGCTCACTTTCGACATGATCCCCCTGTTCGACCCCCATTGGGTGCCCTTATGGAAGGCGGCCAGCGAATCGGATCTGCCCATGCATTTCCACACTATCGGCAGTCAACCGCCGGATTTCACCGCCATGCCACCGCTACAGGCACGCCAAGCCTTCGCCGTGTTTATCACCGGTTTCCAGATGGGTATGTCGAAGGTGCTCATGGAGCTCGTCTTCGGCGGTGTGCTCGAGGACAATCCAAATCTCAAGGTGGTGATCGCTGAAAGCGGTATCGGCTGGATTCCCTATGTACTCGATCATATGGACCTTGAGTGGGAGGACCAGTTCAAGGATCTTACCCTGACCATGAAACCGTCGAACTATTGGCGGCGACAATGCTTTGCTACCTATCAGACCGATAGGGTCGGCGTGCTATTGCTCGACGAGTTGGGCGAGGACAACATTATGTGGGGCTCGGATTTCCCCCACCCAGACGGTGTCTGGCCAGATTCCCGGGATTTTATTCAACGGGAACTCGGCCAACTGTCGCAGGCCGCCCGCCACAAGGTGATCTGCGACAACGCTGCCCGGCTGTATGGTTTCGGTTACTGA
- a CDS encoding amidase, translating to MKLITTKRLRCGINEALWQLGVEDAARRIATGELTSRALVDSCLAHIAEHEPRVHAWRHLDVEAALAQAEACDGAERPAGSLHGVPIGIKDLIDTADMPTGYGSPIYDGNRPNADATCVARLRAAGAVILGKTVTTEFATFKPPVTRNPHNVERTPGGSSSGSAVAVALSMVGATLGSQTAGSVIRPAAFCGTVGFKPSFGAINLDGVKPLSRDLDTLGTFARSVADAALVARTIADAHGALGQTPTGFLPPPTVALCRTPDWDKVESSTTALLEELVARLSAAGAPAGEVVMEGAFAELAEAQNIIMKAQAAVMLRREHSSDRDQLSPGLAKMLDEGANMPLESLDAAMGIFTRCHIEAHHLFGDYDLLLTPAAPGEAPSQDSTGDPMFNRAWTALHVPCLTLPAGNGPTGMPLGVQLVARGGDDGRLIAWARWIEEILRG from the coding sequence GTGAAGCTGATTACAACTAAACGCTTGAGGTGTGGCATAAACGAGGCGTTGTGGCAGCTAGGTGTTGAAGATGCGGCGCGACGCATCGCCACTGGCGAGCTGACATCGCGGGCATTGGTGGATTCGTGTTTGGCGCACATCGCCGAGCACGAGCCCAGGGTGCACGCTTGGCGCCATCTCGATGTGGAGGCGGCACTGGCGCAGGCAGAGGCCTGCGATGGGGCAGAGAGGCCGGCAGGCTCACTGCACGGGGTGCCTATCGGCATCAAGGATCTTATCGACACTGCTGACATGCCAACCGGCTACGGCTCACCGATCTATGACGGCAACAGGCCGAACGCGGACGCAACTTGTGTCGCGCGCCTACGCGCCGCGGGCGCGGTCATTCTCGGCAAGACCGTGACCACGGAGTTTGCTACTTTCAAGCCACCGGTGACGCGCAACCCGCACAATGTGGAGAGAACGCCGGGCGGCTCGTCATCGGGCTCCGCCGTTGCCGTCGCCTTGAGCATGGTCGGCGCCACGCTCGGCAGCCAGACCGCGGGCTCAGTGATCCGCCCGGCCGCATTCTGTGGCACGGTTGGCTTCAAGCCAAGCTTCGGTGCCATCAATTTGGACGGCGTTAAGCCCCTGTCGCGGGATCTCGATACGCTCGGCACGTTCGCGCGCAGCGTTGCCGATGCGGCCCTTGTGGCGCGGACCATCGCCGATGCACATGGGGCCCTCGGTCAAACGCCAACAGGCTTCCTGCCACCGCCCACGGTGGCGCTTTGTCGGACCCCTGACTGGGACAAAGTGGAGTCTTCGACCACAGCGCTGCTGGAGGAACTCGTGGCCCGCCTTAGCGCGGCTGGCGCACCGGCAGGCGAGGTGGTCATGGAAGGCGCATTCGCGGAGCTCGCGGAAGCGCAGAATATCATCATGAAGGCGCAGGCCGCCGTGATGCTCAGGCGCGAGCACAGCAGTGATCGCGACCAGCTGAGCCCGGGATTGGCGAAGATGCTTGACGAGGGTGCCAACATGCCCCTCGAAAGTCTTGATGCCGCGATGGGCATCTTCACCCGCTGTCACATCGAAGCGCACCATCTGTTCGGCGATTACGACTTGCTGCTGACACCTGCGGCGCCTGGCGAGGCACCCTCGCAGGACTCCACCGGTGATCCCATGTTCAACCGCGCCTGGACGGCCCTGCACGTGCCCTGCCTGACTTTGCCCGCTGGCAACGGCCCCACAGGAATGCCACTCGGCGTGCAGCTCGTCGCACGCGGCGGCGACGACGGCCGGCTGATCGCCTGGGCGCGCTGGATCGAGGAGATCCTGCGCGGGTGA
- a CDS encoding DUF4167 domain-containing protein codes for MRQGSHSKRHRGRSNGRRSHGLASNYESNGPDVKIKGSAAHVQERYEGLAREAVVSGDRVAAEGYLQHAEHYQRISNAQVAAQAEANAAKARGRDNHRDGNRTETEAPAETPLAETASDEAVVGASAGDDKSNATSEAKPERSGRRRGRSRGTASAQPRDDGDSSPPESAAV; via the coding sequence ATGAGACAAGGTTCCCATTCCAAACGCCATCGTGGCCGTTCGAACGGACGGCGATCCCATGGCCTCGCCTCTAACTATGAAAGCAACGGTCCGGATGTGAAAATCAAGGGCAGTGCTGCCCATGTGCAGGAACGGTACGAAGGCCTGGCTCGCGAAGCCGTGGTCAGCGGTGACCGTGTGGCGGCGGAAGGCTATCTTCAGCATGCCGAGCACTACCAACGCATAAGCAATGCTCAGGTGGCGGCGCAGGCCGAAGCCAATGCTGCCAAGGCCCGCGGGCGCGACAATCATCGTGACGGCAATCGGACGGAGACGGAAGCGCCTGCCGAAACGCCGCTCGCAGAGACGGCGTCTGACGAGGCTGTTGTGGGTGCGTCAGCAGGAGATGACAAAAGTAACGCCACCAGCGAAGCTAAGCCCGAGCGTAGCGGCCGTCGTCGCGGTCGTAGCCGCGGTACCGCTAGTGCACAGCCCCGCGACGACGGGGATTCAAGCCCGCCCGAGTCGGCCGCCGTCTGA
- the prmC gene encoding peptide chain release factor N(5)-glutamine methyltransferase, which translates to MSNVNTALAWGAAALSHVPQSDARREARLLLGHATGLTAEHLFANPSYEVGRPEHICYAALVHRRAGREPIARILGRREFWNLDLEVTGDTLIPRPDSETLIEAALAGVPPPRVLLDLGTGSGCLLLALLDCFVGATGLGVDASSAALRVATRNAARAGLVERAQFVASNWGDGVADRFDLVVSNPPYVARGAIDRLEPEVAKFEPRTALDGGIDGLAAYRALIPRLPRLLNAGGQALLEIGADQAEPVVAIAAQAGLYCRERHYDLTGIERCLRFEKG; encoded by the coding sequence ATGAGCAATGTAAACACGGCACTCGCCTGGGGCGCTGCAGCGCTGTCGCACGTGCCACAGAGCGATGCCAGACGCGAGGCACGACTCTTGTTGGGGCATGCTACCGGGCTTACGGCCGAGCACTTGTTCGCCAACCCTTCATACGAAGTCGGCCGGCCGGAGCACATTTGTTATGCTGCTCTGGTGCACCGCCGCGCCGGCCGCGAGCCAATAGCGCGCATACTCGGCCGGCGTGAGTTCTGGAACCTTGACCTGGAGGTGACAGGAGACACGCTGATTCCGCGACCCGACAGCGAAACGCTTATCGAGGCCGCACTCGCCGGTGTACCGCCTCCGCGGGTCCTGCTCGACCTCGGCACGGGCAGCGGTTGTTTGCTGCTGGCGCTACTCGACTGTTTTGTGGGTGCTACGGGACTCGGCGTTGATGCCAGCTCTGCCGCGTTGCGGGTCGCCACCCGCAACGCGGCGCGCGCGGGTCTTGTCGAACGCGCGCAATTTGTCGCCAGCAACTGGGGAGACGGGGTGGCAGACCGCTTCGATCTGGTGGTCAGCAATCCGCCCTATGTAGCGCGCGGCGCTATCGACAGACTGGAGCCCGAGGTTGCTAAGTTCGAGCCGAGGACGGCACTAGACGGCGGTATCGACGGGCTGGCGGCGTATCGGGCGCTGATCCCCCGCCTGCCGCGGCTGCTAAACGCTGGCGGCCAGGCACTTCTCGAGATCGGAGCCGATCAGGCGGAGCCCGTGGTGGCGATTGCGGCGCAGGCTGGCCTGTATTGTCGGGAGCGGCACTACGACCTTACCGGAATTGAGCGTTGCCTGCGGTTTGAGAAAGGCTAG
- a CDS encoding 4Fe-4S binding protein encodes MQERLTSALVAELFPAADGIGMVAGDPPVATVLAKGEVAGYLFSTLETVRPAGYAGNPFDIVVALGAGGIIRGHHVLAQKEPLLQRGVIEPPGFRAFLSELHGSDVRTARRFVPSSIDSVSGATISGIAMANAMLDSALRVGMIVGLREVGGDGLSLNRFDFEPMTWPDLVRNASVQELHVDTGGGSSATLYAALATPPAVGRNLFGERAYRSMRDAAGPDDNQILVASVGAIGWIPENPWLVPLFERLRLVQEGKAFVLRPERFYRAWRLAMTDHPAFDEAGRFHITADSGFDPLAPWSLELTMPDAIVALPYRIPVQHVLGDDAALEDAGFKTPTYVAFGLWRESTLAPWQRAWLDKDRVLAGVVVLLLVVTGVMLLQHRLTHSRRHHQLLRLGVLGVTLVGLGWFAGAQLTILTVLSWLQVAFGGLDWRGMLMDAPLVLLSVYVLVTLVLWGRGVFCGWLCPFGALQELSNRIARFLHVPQLALPEHLQARLWRVKYGVLFVVLATALVSREAANTAAEVEPFKTAISLQFQRTWPYVAYAVGLLAVGLVYERAFCRFFCPLGALLALAGRWHVFNWLKRRPECGSPCQICSSSCPVAAIPDSGKINMSECLQYLDCQVEYYDDRRCPPLVAERKRKDAFEVS; translated from the coding sequence TTGCAGGAGCGCCTGACTTCGGCACTGGTGGCCGAACTCTTCCCCGCTGCCGACGGCATAGGCATGGTGGCTGGCGACCCGCCCGTGGCGACTGTTCTGGCAAAGGGTGAGGTGGCAGGCTATCTGTTTTCTACCCTGGAGACCGTCCGGCCGGCCGGCTACGCCGGCAATCCCTTCGATATTGTTGTGGCACTCGGTGCCGGCGGTATCATCCGCGGTCACCATGTGCTGGCCCAAAAGGAGCCGCTGCTGCAACGCGGCGTCATCGAGCCGCCCGGTTTTCGCGCCTTCCTCAGCGAGCTGCACGGCAGCGACGTGCGTACGGCCCGCCGCTTCGTGCCGAGTTCGATAGACTCGGTTTCCGGCGCAACGATCAGCGGTATTGCCATGGCCAATGCCATGCTCGATTCAGCGCTGCGTGTGGGTATGATTGTGGGTCTGCGCGAGGTTGGCGGCGACGGGTTGTCGCTCAATCGTTTTGATTTTGAGCCCATGACCTGGCCGGATCTGGTCAGGAACGCATCGGTTCAAGAACTCCACGTTGACACCGGCGGCGGCAGCTCTGCCACGCTCTATGCTGCGCTGGCCACGCCGCCTGCGGTGGGCCGCAACCTGTTCGGCGAGCGCGCCTACCGGTCCATGCGCGACGCCGCGGGTCCGGACGATAATCAGATCCTTGTGGCCTCGGTCGGCGCCATCGGCTGGATCCCGGAAAACCCCTGGCTCGTGCCACTATTCGAGCGTTTGCGTCTGGTCCAAGAAGGCAAGGCATTCGTCTTGCGGCCCGAGAGATTCTATCGCGCCTGGCGCCTTGCAATGACCGATCATCCGGCTTTCGATGAGGCTGGGCGGTTCCACATCACTGCCGACAGCGGCTTCGATCCACTGGCGCCGTGGAGCTTGGAATTGACCATGCCCGATGCGATCGTCGCCCTGCCCTATCGAATTCCGGTGCAGCATGTGCTGGGTGATGACGCGGCGCTGGAGGATGCCGGTTTTAAGACACCCACTTACGTTGCTTTTGGGCTTTGGCGTGAAAGCACCCTGGCACCCTGGCAACGCGCCTGGCTCGATAAGGATCGGGTTCTTGCCGGTGTTGTCGTGCTGCTGCTGGTCGTGACCGGGGTGATGCTTCTCCAGCACCGCCTGACACACTCGCGGCGCCACCACCAGCTGCTGCGGCTTGGCGTTCTCGGCGTGACTTTGGTGGGACTGGGCTGGTTCGCCGGGGCTCAGCTTACTATTCTAACGGTGCTGAGTTGGCTACAGGTTGCCTTCGGCGGACTCGACTGGCGCGGCATGTTGATGGATGCACCACTAGTGTTGCTGAGCGTCTATGTATTAGTCACGCTGGTGCTTTGGGGGCGCGGTGTCTTCTGCGGCTGGCTCTGCCCTTTCGGTGCCCTGCAGGAGCTGTCCAACCGCATCGCACGATTTCTGCACGTACCGCAACTCGCTTTGCCAGAGCACTTGCAGGCGCGCCTTTGGCGAGTCAAATATGGGGTGTTGTTCGTAGTATTGGCGACCGCCCTGGTTTCGCGTGAAGCGGCCAATACGGCGGCCGAGGTGGAGCCTTTCAAAACCGCTATCAGCCTCCAGTTCCAACGCACCTGGCCCTATGTGGCCTATGCCGTGGGATTGCTCGCTGTGGGCTTGGTCTATGAGCGCGCTTTCTGCCGCTTTTTCTGTCCGCTCGGTGCGCTGCTGGCCCTGGCCGGGCGCTGGCACGTTTTTAACTGGCTCAAGCGCCGGCCCGAATGTGGCTCGCCCTGCCAGATCTGCAGCAGTTCCTGTCCCGTTGCCGCCATCCCCGACAGCGGCAAAATCAATATGAGCGAATGCCTGCAATATCTCGACTGTCAGGTCGAATATTATGACGATCGCCGCTGCCCGCCGCTGGTGGCCGAACGCAAGCGAAAGGATGCCTTTGAGGTGTCATGA
- a CDS encoding SCO family protein codes for MRLTIALSSLCLALLLSLPAAHAVDRAPFALTDHTGKAVTDEDFLGSFLLVFFGYSHCPDVCPTDLAIMAGALDALGDRAAVVQPLFVTLDPERDTPEVLAAYLPAFHSRFIGLTGTSEQIAAMSESYSVRHRRYYPPPFDEDGEPPEDDETYFVDHTAATYLVGPNGGALRLFHHGATVAEMITVIAEVLPTAR; via the coding sequence ATGCGCCTTACCATAGCGTTATCATCGCTTTGCCTCGCTCTTCTGCTGTCATTGCCGGCGGCGCACGCCGTGGACCGGGCGCCGTTCGCGCTGACCGACCACACCGGAAAGGCGGTGACAGACGAGGATTTTCTGGGCTCCTTCTTGCTGGTCTTCTTCGGCTACAGCCATTGTCCCGACGTCTGTCCGACCGATCTCGCAATAATGGCCGGTGCGCTGGACGCACTCGGTGACCGAGCCGCAGTGGTGCAACCCCTCTTCGTGACACTCGATCCCGAACGTGACACGCCCGAAGTGCTGGCGGCTTATCTGCCTGCCTTCCATTCCCGCTTCATCGGCTTGACCGGCACGTCCGAACAGATCGCCGCGATGTCAGAAAGCTACAGCGTGCGGCACAGGCGCTACTACCCGCCGCCGTTCGACGAGGACGGCGAGCCCCCCGAAGATGATGAGACCTATTTCGTCGATCACACTGCCGCCACTTATCTGGTTGGCCCCAATGGCGGTGCCTTGCGGCTGTTTCACCATGGTGCCACAGTCGCCGAAATGATCACAGTTATTGCCGAAGTGTTGCCTACGGCACGCTAA
- a CDS encoding 4Fe-4S binding protein, with the protein MNEPLATRLVPEVVEILFPTADVLGPVEGTPPLATVFRGGETLGYLFSTHEMVNPAGYAGLSFDIIVALDVDGIIRGHLVLEEHEPLIDEGMVSIEELNGFLTGNHGIDIRTRHRLVPTGADGVSGATISAAAMSNAIMDSAIFAGYRAAILDDSGTGLSLDRFAYEPHNWAELIADGSITRLTLSRREVRSILGEVVPPGGDDEIFLTLYVALATAPGIGRNLFGLRIFRSVVKTSQAGDHQLLVASVGPYRWIPRNPYMVAIFDRIRVRQGETVVPLLPENFYRTRGLKIEGHPQFDYAARFHLPAALGFDATAPWTLELDVRGEGDDAASANFPLPYRIPLRHVVGAKAALEDAGFLIPRYVAFGLWRESTLRPWQRAWLDKDDILVGILTLLLIVTGVMLFQHRLVRSRRAHRWLRTTILLAALVWLGWMTGTQLTVITVLTWLRMAFERLDLSPVLMDPPMLLLSVFVLLTLVLWGRGVFCGWLCPFGALQELSNKAARAIGLRQITLPERLHAQLWRVKYVFALGLLAAAAISLQAADTAAEVEPFKTAISLHFQRSWPFLAYALAILAVGLVIERAFCRYLCPLGGLLVLAGRLHVFTWLKRRPECGSPCQLCTVSCPIDAIDKTGNIKMSECLQCLDCQVEYYDEYRCPPLVAQRKQREDLAIAAE; encoded by the coding sequence ATGAACGAGCCTCTGGCGACGCGGCTCGTGCCCGAGGTCGTTGAGATATTGTTTCCGACGGCGGACGTTCTCGGCCCGGTCGAGGGCACGCCGCCCCTGGCGACCGTTTTTCGTGGCGGCGAGACGCTGGGCTACCTGTTCTCGACCCACGAAATGGTCAATCCCGCTGGTTATGCGGGTCTCTCCTTCGACATCATCGTCGCGCTTGACGTTGATGGCATCATCCGTGGCCATCTGGTGCTGGAGGAACATGAGCCGCTGATTGACGAAGGTATGGTCAGCATCGAGGAACTCAACGGCTTTCTCACGGGCAATCACGGCATCGACATTCGTACCCGCCATCGCTTGGTGCCGACCGGTGCCGACGGTGTTTCGGGCGCCACCATCAGTGCTGCCGCCATGTCGAATGCAATCATGGATTCGGCCATCTTTGCCGGCTACCGTGCTGCGATCCTGGACGATAGCGGCACCGGCCTCTCACTCGACCGCTTTGCCTATGAGCCGCATAACTGGGCAGAGTTGATCGCAGACGGCTCGATCACCCGCCTCACCTTGAGCCGCCGTGAGGTGCGCTCCATCCTGGGCGAGGTTGTGCCGCCGGGCGGCGATGACGAGATATTTCTCACGCTTTATGTGGCGCTCGCCACCGCACCCGGGATCGGCCGAAATTTGTTCGGGTTGCGCATCTTTCGCTCGGTGGTGAAGACGAGCCAGGCAGGCGATCATCAGCTGCTGGTAGCCTCGGTCGGTCCCTACCGCTGGATTCCGCGCAACCCCTACATGGTTGCTATATTCGACCGCATACGCGTGCGTCAGGGCGAGACCGTGGTACCGCTGTTGCCGGAGAACTTTTACCGCACGCGCGGGCTCAAGATCGAGGGGCATCCTCAGTTCGATTATGCCGCGCGCTTTCATCTGCCCGCAGCCCTCGGATTTGATGCCACCGCGCCCTGGACGTTAGAACTCGACGTTCGGGGCGAGGGCGACGACGCGGCAAGCGCCAACTTCCCGCTGCCGTATCGCATTCCCTTGCGCCACGTGGTTGGCGCAAAGGCAGCCTTGGAGGATGCCGGCTTTCTGATTCCCCGCTATGTTGCTTTCGGCCTCTGGCGGGAAAGCACCTTGCGGCCCTGGCAACGCGCCTGGCTCGACAAGGACGATATACTCGTCGGCATTCTGACGCTGTTGCTGATCGTGACAGGCGTGATGCTCTTCCAGCATCGACTGGTGCGCTCACGCCGTGCGCATCGCTGGCTGCGAACCACCATTCTCCTGGCGGCCTTGGTTTGGCTGGGCTGGATGACGGGCACCCAACTCACTGTCATCACGGTGCTGACTTGGCTGCGCATGGCCTTTGAGAGGCTCGATTTGAGCCCCGTCCTGATGGATCCGCCGATGCTGCTGCTCAGCGTATTTGTGCTGTTGACGCTGGTTCTATGGGGGCGCGGGGTGTTCTGCGGCTGGCTTTGTCCCTTCGGCGCTTTGCAGGAACTGTCCAACAAGGCCGCCCGCGCCATCGGCCTGCGCCAGATTACATTGCCCGAGCGACTGCATGCGCAGCTTTGGCGCGTCAAATATGTTTTCGCCCTGGGACTCCTCGCAGCCGCGGCGATCTCGCTGCAAGCGGCCGACACGGCGGCAGAAGTGGAACCGTTCAAGACCGCGATAAGCCTGCATTTCCAACGTTCCTGGCCGTTCCTGGCCTATGCCTTGGCGATACTGGCTGTGGGTTTGGTGATCGAGCGCGCCTTCTGCCGCTACCTCTGCCCCCTCGGCGGGTTGCTGGTTCTGGCTGGCCGTCTGCATGTCTTCACCTGGCTCAAGCGCCGTCCCGAATGCGGCTCACCCTGTCAGCTCTGTACCGTTAGCTGTCCAATCGACGCCATCGACAAGACCGGCAACATCAAAATGAGCGAGTGCCTGCAATGCCTGGACTGTCAGGTCGAATATTACGACGAGTATCGCTGCCCCCCGTTGGTCGCCCAGCGAAAGCAGCGCGAAGATCTCGCCATCGCTGCCGAGTAG
- the prfA gene encoding peptide chain release factor 1 codes for MSFANKLESIEARHTEIGELMSTPSLSNAERVALAKEYAELSRVVEQAVALRKLREEVDELNEMLADAETDAEMRELARSERETYLERIPALENRLKLALLPRDEADAKGAILEVRAGTGGEEAALFAADLVRMYQRYGERAGWKLEMMALSETGIGGVKEAVAVIKGRGAFARLKYESGVHRVQRVPKTETSGRIHTSAATVAVLPEAEEVDIAIDEKDLRIDVFRASGPGGQSVNTTDSAVRITHMPSGIVVSQQDEKSQHKNKAKALRILRARLYEQERAVREADRAADRRAQVGSGDRSERIRTYNFPQGRVTDHRINKSVFDIEVMMDGASLDEFIDALIADHQAAQLAELA; via the coding sequence ATGTCCTTTGCCAACAAGCTCGAAAGCATCGAAGCTCGCCATACGGAGATTGGCGAGTTGATGTCCACGCCCAGTCTCTCCAACGCCGAACGCGTGGCATTGGCTAAGGAATATGCCGAACTCTCTCGCGTGGTCGAGCAGGCGGTGGCGCTGCGTAAGCTGCGCGAGGAGGTCGACGAACTCAACGAGATGTTGGCCGACGCGGAGACGGATGCGGAGATGCGTGAGCTTGCCCGCAGCGAGCGCGAGACCTATCTGGAGCGCATACCGGCCCTGGAGAACCGTCTCAAGCTCGCGTTGCTGCCGCGCGACGAAGCCGATGCTAAGGGTGCCATTCTCGAGGTGCGCGCAGGCACCGGCGGCGAAGAGGCGGCGCTGTTCGCCGCCGATCTGGTGCGTATGTACCAGCGCTATGGTGAGCGGGCCGGCTGGAAGCTGGAGATGATGGCGCTGTCCGAAACCGGAATCGGAGGCGTCAAGGAGGCGGTAGCGGTCATCAAAGGACGCGGCGCTTTTGCTCGGCTAAAATACGAATCGGGTGTCCACCGAGTACAGCGCGTGCCAAAGACGGAGACCTCGGGGCGCATTCACACCTCGGCCGCGACCGTCGCCGTGCTCCCGGAAGCCGAAGAGGTCGATATCGCCATCGACGAGAAGGATCTACGTATCGACGTCTTCCGTGCCTCCGGTCCAGGTGGACAGTCGGTCAACACGACCGACAGCGCCGTGCGCATTACCCATATGCCGAGCGGAATCGTCGTTTCGCAACAGGACGAGAAGTCTCAGCACAAGAACAAGGCCAAAGCACTGCGCATCCTGCGCGCCCGACTATATGAGCAGGAGCGAGCGGTGCGCGAGGCCGACCGCGCCGCCGACCGCCGCGCCCAAGTCGGCAGCGGCGATCGCTCCGAGCGCATCCGCACCTACAATTTTCCGCAAGGCCGCGTCACCGACCACCGCATCAATAAGAGCGTGTTCGATATCGAGGTGATGATGGATGGCGCCTCGCTCGACGAATTCATCGACGCCCTGATTGCCGATCACCAGGCGGCGCAGCTGGCGGAATTAGCATGA